A portion of the Avibacterium sp. 20-132 genome contains these proteins:
- the zevB gene encoding zinc transporter permease subunit ZevB: MQLKKHTKRGIKYLAILLLLVVLGFYVLPYLFGQTMSWQKAFNQSISGYLHQINHYPVQAGLSLMLISFLYGVLHALGPGHGKFVIASYLSTHQSQLKTSVQLTLLSSLMQGLVAVVATSILVAGLQLSSHYFKLSQLWLERSAFILMFLLGIYWIYQSAVKFLHKFRQSKRTASLGKIHSIKPTSAKNRLENPIQVAQIHCDHEKGCCCGHQHLPSSQQLDHATNFKSRLLVILTIGMRPCSGAIFILFLSYMLNLYKWGIAAAMAMAVGTGMTLSLFALIVQYARQTAVKLGRWYFSSENSPYAEIVVKLIAGGVVIFFATALFYGTTLPMRGGAVLFGG; the protein is encoded by the coding sequence ATGCAATTAAAAAAGCACACAAAAAGAGGGATTAAGTACCTCGCAATATTGCTGTTACTGGTGGTGCTGGGGTTTTATGTCTTACCTTATTTGTTTGGTCAAACGATGAGTTGGCAGAAGGCGTTTAACCAAAGTATTTCTGGATATTTACATCAAATCAATCACTATCCCGTGCAAGCGGGGTTAAGCTTAATGCTGATAAGTTTTTTGTATGGGGTGCTACACGCCCTTGGCCCCGGACACGGTAAATTTGTGATTGCCAGTTATTTATCTACCCATCAATCTCAATTAAAAACCAGTGTTCAGCTCACCTTATTGTCTTCTTTAATGCAGGGCTTGGTGGCAGTGGTGGCAACATCTATTCTCGTGGCGGGGTTGCAATTGTCTTCCCATTATTTCAAATTGAGCCAGCTTTGGCTTGAACGTTCTGCGTTTATTTTGATGTTCTTATTGGGCATCTATTGGATTTATCAAAGTGCGGTGAAATTTTTGCACAAATTTCGTCAGAGTAAACGCACTGCTTCACTGGGGAAAATTCATTCTATTAAGCCTACCTCGGCAAAAAATAGATTGGAGAACCCCATTCAGGTTGCACAAATCCATTGTGATCACGAAAAAGGTTGCTGCTGTGGGCATCAACATTTACCCAGTTCACAGCAATTAGATCACGCCACAAATTTTAAATCCCGCTTGCTTGTGATTTTAACGATTGGTATGCGACCTTGCTCAGGGGCGATTTTTATTCTTTTTCTTTCCTATATGCTCAATCTTTATAAGTGGGGAATCGCAGCCGCGATGGCAATGGCGGTTGGCACAGGAATGACACTCTCTTTATTTGCGTTGATTGTGCAATACGCAAGGCAAACCGCAGTGAAGTTGGGGCGTTGGTATTTTAGCTCGGAAAATTCGCCTTATGCTGAGATTGTCGTGAAATTGATCGCAGGCGGCGTGGTGATTTTCTTTGCTACGGCACTTTTTTATGGCACAACCTTGCCTATGCGTGGTGGCGCGGTGCTATTTGGAGGATAA
- the zevA gene encoding zinc transporter binding subunit ZevA, translating into MLRKCLSVLVLLPLSCFAHPHAFIDMHNKVLVEDGRLVGFSMQWVLDEASSASIIYDLAQSTQPSDKQKLIDEAMKNIVNEHYFSYLFDKNKNKIKYKAQAQHYGMKSNGTQVMYYFDFLLSNPQLLKGNQFELATYDPTYFVAMTYPTLNNKQSAVDFSQLPAQCSGKVVEPNVDQKVREYAASLDRSQRNEDSSLGEVFSQKVEIVCN; encoded by the coding sequence ATGTTAAGAAAGTGCTTAAGTGTGTTGGTGTTATTGCCTTTATCTTGTTTTGCCCATCCTCACGCTTTTATTGATATGCACAACAAAGTATTGGTAGAAGACGGAAGATTAGTGGGCTTTTCAATGCAGTGGGTGTTGGATGAAGCAAGTTCCGCCAGTATTATTTATGATTTAGCGCAATCCACTCAGCCGAGTGATAAGCAAAAGTTGATTGATGAGGCAATGAAAAATATTGTGAATGAGCATTATTTTAGCTATCTCTTTGATAAAAATAAGAACAAGATCAAATATAAAGCACAGGCACAGCATTATGGAATGAAATCAAATGGCACACAAGTGATGTACTATTTTGATTTTTTGTTGTCTAACCCCCAACTGCTAAAGGGAAATCAGTTTGAATTAGCAACATACGATCCCACTTATTTTGTGGCAATGACGTATCCAACACTTAATAACAAACAAAGTGCGGTGGATTTTTCACAACTTCCTGCGCAATGTTCGGGCAAAGTAGTTGAACCGAATGTGGATCAGAAGGTGCGCGAATATGCAGCTTCTTTAGATCGCAGTCAGCGTAATGAGGACAGTTCCCTTGGCGAAGTGTTTAGCCAAAAAGTGGAGATTGTATGCAATTAA
- the uvrB gene encoding excinuclease ABC subunit UvrB, whose translation MSNKIHSKPFILHSDFSPSGDQPQAIEKLSENLNDGLAHQTLLGVTGSGKTFTIANVIAKLNRPAMLLAPNKTLAAQLYAEMKTFFPENAVEYFVSYYDYYQPEAYVPSSDTFIEKDASINDQIEQMRLSATKSFLERRDTIVVASVSAIYGLGDPDSYLKMMLHLQTGAIINQRQILAKLAELQYTRNDQAFQRGTFRVRGEIIDIFPAESDDQAVRIELFDDEIERLSLFDPLTGANFGAVPRYTIYPKTHYVTPRERILDAIEQIKAELAQRREYFIKENKLLEEQRITQRTQFDIEMMNELGYCSGIENYSRYLSGRKEGEPPPTLFDYIPADGLLIIDESHVTVPQIGGMYRGDRSRKETLVEYGFRLPSALDNRPLRFEEFERLAPQTIYVSATPGPYELEKSGSEIIDQVVRPTGLLDPEIEIRPVAIQVDDLLSEARQRADKNERVLVTTLTKRMAEDLTDYLEEHGVRVRYLHSDIDTVERVEIIRDLRLGEFDVLVGINLLREGLDIPEVSLVAILDADKEGFLRSERSLIQTIGRAARNLNGKAILYADSITKSMDKAINETNRRREKQMKYNEEHGIVPQALNKKVGELLDIGQSATNNKAKSKQKQKSVAEPTALYQPTSTKELQQQIKKLEQQMYKHAQNLEFEKAAAVRDQLHQLRERFLEN comes from the coding sequence ATGAGTAACAAAATTCACAGCAAACCGTTTATTCTGCATTCCGATTTTTCTCCCTCGGGCGATCAACCTCAGGCGATAGAAAAGCTGAGCGAAAATCTTAATGATGGTTTGGCTCATCAAACGCTACTTGGCGTAACGGGATCGGGTAAAACCTTTACCATTGCCAATGTCATTGCCAAACTTAATCGCCCCGCAATGTTGTTGGCACCGAACAAAACCCTTGCAGCTCAGCTTTATGCTGAAATGAAGACGTTTTTCCCTGAAAATGCGGTGGAATATTTTGTTTCTTATTACGATTATTATCAGCCAGAAGCCTATGTCCCAAGTAGTGATACGTTTATTGAAAAAGATGCGTCTATTAATGACCAAATTGAACAAATGCGTCTGTCTGCAACAAAATCCTTTTTAGAACGGCGTGATACCATTGTGGTTGCCTCCGTTTCTGCTATTTATGGTTTGGGTGATCCCGATAGCTATTTGAAGATGATGTTACATTTACAAACGGGTGCGATTATTAACCAGCGACAAATTTTAGCGAAATTAGCGGAGTTGCAATATACCCGCAATGATCAGGCATTTCAGCGCGGGACATTCAGAGTGCGGGGAGAAATTATTGATATTTTCCCAGCGGAATCTGATGATCAAGCGGTTCGTATTGAATTATTTGATGATGAAATTGAACGTTTAAGTTTATTTGATCCGCTCACTGGCGCCAATTTCGGTGCCGTGCCACGTTACACCATTTATCCGAAAACCCACTATGTTACCCCGCGTGAACGGATTTTAGATGCCATTGAGCAAATCAAAGCGGAGCTGGCGCAGCGCCGAGAGTATTTCATCAAAGAAAATAAATTGCTAGAGGAACAACGCATTACCCAACGCACTCAGTTTGATATTGAAATGATGAACGAATTGGGTTATTGCTCAGGCATTGAAAATTATTCTCGCTATTTATCTGGGCGTAAAGAAGGTGAGCCACCTCCGACGTTATTTGACTATATTCCCGCCGATGGCTTATTAATTATTGATGAATCTCACGTTACTGTGCCACAAATTGGCGGAATGTATCGTGGCGACCGTTCACGTAAAGAAACCTTGGTAGAATATGGCTTTCGATTGCCTTCCGCGTTGGATAATCGCCCATTACGTTTTGAAGAATTTGAACGCCTTGCTCCGCAAACCATTTATGTTTCAGCGACGCCCGGCCCTTACGAATTAGAAAAATCAGGTAGTGAGATTATCGATCAAGTCGTACGCCCAACGGGGTTACTCGATCCTGAAATTGAAATCCGCCCCGTAGCGATTCAAGTGGATGACTTACTTTCCGAGGCTCGCCAAAGAGCGGATAAAAATGAACGCGTTTTAGTTACTACACTCACTAAACGAATGGCAGAAGATCTGACCGATTATTTAGAAGAACACGGTGTGCGCGTGCGTTATTTGCATTCTGATATTGATACCGTAGAACGGGTAGAAATCATTCGAGATTTACGTTTAGGGGAATTTGACGTATTGGTCGGAATCAACTTATTACGTGAGGGCTTAGACATTCCCGAAGTGTCTTTAGTTGCAATTTTAGATGCCGATAAAGAAGGCTTTTTGCGTTCCGAACGATCATTGATCCAAACTATTGGACGTGCGGCACGAAATTTAAATGGTAAAGCCATTTTGTATGCTGATAGTATTACCAAATCAATGGACAAAGCTATTAACGAAACCAACCGCCGCCGTGAAAAACAAATGAAATACAATGAAGAACACGGCATTGTGCCACAAGCGTTGAATAAAAAAGTCGGCGAATTGCTTGATATTGGACAAAGTGCAACCAATAACAAAGCAAAAAGCAAGCAAAAACAAAAATCAGTGGCAGAACCTACCGCACTTTATCAACCAACCAGTACAAAAGAACTTCAGCAACAAATCAAAAAACTGGAACAACAAATGTACAAACACGCCCAAAACTTGGAATTTGAAAAAGCCGCTGCGGTACGTGATCAGTTGCATCAGTTAAGGGAAAGGTTTTTGGAGAACTAA
- a CDS encoding NAD-dependent malic enzyme, with protein sequence MSHTPDILTNPLTNKGTAFTLEERNKLGLTGRLPAAVETLDEQAKRAYEQLSRYEKPMEKYIFLDQLHNRNEVLYYRLLTDHLAEMLPIVYDPTVGDAIKQWSRDYRRSRAVYLNVNRPEDIRASFETLGLGAEDVDLIVCSDAEEILGIGDWGVNGTDISVGKLAVYTAAAGIDPSRVIAVNLDVGTDNEALLNDPTYLGNRHARVRGERYDHLINEYLKIASEMFPNALLHFEDFGPSNARRILVENREKYRIFNDDMQGTGAIVMAAVISGLKVTKQTFAEQRLVVYGAGTAGTGMADQISAAMERNGLSREEAQKRVWLIDINGLVTDDMPNLPNYQQEYARSAAEVANWQRSEGKIGLLEVVKQVKPTILIGTSTDHGAFTEEVIKALCEGVERPILLPLSNPTERIEVMPQDAIPWSKGKALIATGIPVSPVQYNGTAFYIGQGNNALLYPGLGLGVIVSGASQVTDGMLLAAAEAVASQVNPQDLGAALLPPVDNLRASSATVAVAVAKQAIKDGVATKQSDNWVQSVQNAMWQAVYR encoded by the coding sequence ATGAGTCATACCCCTGATATTCTAACTAATCCCCTAACCAATAAAGGCACGGCTTTTACGCTTGAAGAACGTAATAAGTTAGGTTTAACCGGGCGATTACCTGCTGCTGTGGAAACCCTTGATGAACAAGCCAAACGTGCTTATGAGCAGCTTTCTCGTTATGAAAAACCAATGGAAAAATACATTTTCCTCGATCAACTACATAATCGTAATGAAGTGCTTTATTATCGTCTTCTTACCGATCATCTCGCCGAAATGTTACCTATTGTTTATGACCCAACCGTAGGTGATGCAATAAAACAATGGAGTCGTGATTATCGCCGTTCTCGTGCTGTTTATTTAAATGTGAACCGTCCAGAAGATATTCGTGCTTCTTTTGAAACATTAGGGCTTGGCGCAGAGGATGTTGATCTCATAGTCTGTTCTGATGCAGAAGAAATCCTTGGTATTGGCGATTGGGGCGTGAACGGAACGGATATTTCTGTTGGTAAACTTGCCGTCTACACTGCCGCTGCGGGCATCGATCCAAGCCGTGTCATTGCGGTGAATTTAGATGTTGGTACCGATAACGAAGCATTGCTAAATGACCCAACTTATCTTGGTAATCGACACGCTCGTGTGCGTGGTGAACGCTATGATCACTTAATTAATGAATATTTAAAAATAGCAAGTGAAATGTTCCCAAATGCCCTCTTGCACTTTGAAGATTTTGGCCCTTCCAACGCACGTCGCATCTTAGTTGAAAATCGTGAAAAATACCGTATTTTCAATGATGATATGCAAGGCACTGGCGCAATTGTTATGGCAGCAGTCATTTCAGGTTTAAAAGTTACGAAACAAACATTCGCTGAACAACGCCTTGTCGTCTATGGGGCGGGAACTGCGGGAACAGGAATGGCAGATCAAATTAGTGCTGCAATGGAACGTAATGGACTTTCGCGCGAAGAAGCCCAAAAACGCGTATGGCTCATTGATATTAATGGCTTAGTCACAGATGATATGCCAAATCTACCGAATTACCAGCAAGAATATGCGCGCTCTGCGGCTGAAGTGGCAAATTGGCAACGTTCAGAGGGTAAAATTGGTTTGTTAGAAGTTGTAAAACAAGTCAAACCAACCATTTTAATTGGCACCTCCACAGATCACGGTGCATTCACTGAAGAAGTCATCAAAGCACTTTGTGAAGGCGTAGAACGTCCAATTTTATTACCGCTCTCTAACCCAACAGAACGTATTGAAGTGATGCCACAAGATGCAATCCCTTGGTCAAAAGGTAAAGCCTTAATCGCAACGGGTATTCCAGTATCTCCTGTGCAATATAACGGAACGGCTTTCTATATTGGACAAGGTAACAATGCGCTGCTTTATCCCGGCTTAGGATTAGGTGTCATTGTATCAGGGGCAAGCCAAGTCACTGACGGAATGTTGCTCGCTGCCGCTGAAGCTGTTGCAAGCCAAGTCAATCCACAAGATTTAGGGGCGGCGTTACTTCCCCCAGTAGATAATTTACGCGCTTCGTCAGCAACGGTGGCTGTCGCTGTCGCCAAACAAGCAATAAAAGATGGTGTTGCAACCAAACAGAGTGATAACTGGGTACAAAGCGTGCAAAACGCAATGTGGCAAGCCGTTTATCGCTAA
- the ettA gene encoding energy-dependent translational throttle protein EttA: MSSQFVYTMHRVGKVVPPKRHILKDISLSFFPGAKIGVLGLNGAGKSTLLRIMAGVDKEFEGEARPQPGIKIGYLPQEPKLEPQQTVREAVEEAVADVKNALTRLDEVYALYADPDADFDKLAAEQAQLEAIIQAHDGHNLENQLERAADALRLPDWDAKIEHLSGGERRRVALCRLLLEKPDMLLLDEPTNHLDAESVAWLERFLHDYEGTVVAITHDRYFLDNVAGWILELDRGEGIPWEGNYSSWLEQKEKRLAQEAAAESARQKSIEKELEWVRQNPKGRQAKSKARMARFEELNSGEYQKRNETNELFIPPGPRLGDKVIEVSNLTKAYGDRTLIDDLSFSIPKGAIVGIIGANGAGKSTLFRMLSGQEQPDSGNITLGETVVLSSVDQFRDEMDDSKTVWEEVSHGQDILRIGNFEIPSRAYVGRFNFKGVDQQKRVGELSGGERGRLHLAKLLQAGGNVLLLDEPTNDLDVETLRALENAILEFPGCAMVISHDRWFLDRIATHILDYGDEGKVTFYEGNFSDYEEWKKKTFGADALQPHRIKYKRIAK, encoded by the coding sequence ATGTCATCACAATTTGTTTATACTATGCATCGTGTCGGTAAGGTTGTGCCGCCGAAACGTCATATTTTAAAAGATATTTCCTTAAGTTTTTTCCCGGGTGCCAAAATTGGTGTGCTAGGGTTAAATGGTGCAGGGAAATCCACCCTGCTTCGCATTATGGCTGGCGTGGATAAAGAATTTGAAGGGGAAGCGCGTCCACAACCCGGAATTAAAATTGGTTATCTCCCACAAGAACCTAAGCTAGAACCACAACAAACCGTACGCGAGGCCGTGGAAGAAGCCGTTGCCGATGTAAAAAATGCCTTAACACGTTTAGATGAAGTTTATGCGCTTTATGCCGATCCTGATGCTGACTTCGATAAACTTGCCGCCGAGCAAGCACAATTAGAAGCTATTATTCAAGCGCACGATGGGCATAATCTAGAAAACCAACTTGAACGTGCCGCTGATGCGTTACGTTTACCGGATTGGGATGCCAAAATCGAGCATCTTTCAGGGGGAGAACGCCGTCGCGTAGCACTTTGCCGCTTATTGCTTGAAAAACCAGATATGCTGTTATTAGATGAGCCAACCAACCATTTAGATGCAGAGTCAGTCGCTTGGTTAGAGCGTTTTTTACACGATTACGAAGGGACTGTGGTTGCCATTACCCACGACCGTTACTTCCTAGACAATGTCGCAGGTTGGATCTTAGAGCTTGACCGCGGTGAAGGCATTCCTTGGGAAGGCAACTATTCTTCGTGGTTAGAGCAAAAAGAAAAACGCCTTGCCCAAGAAGCGGCGGCAGAATCTGCTCGTCAAAAATCCATTGAAAAAGAGTTAGAATGGGTTCGCCAAAATCCAAAAGGCCGTCAAGCAAAAAGCAAAGCCCGTATGGCGCGCTTTGAAGAATTAAATAGCGGTGAATATCAAAAACGCAACGAAACCAACGAATTATTTATTCCACCGGGTCCACGTTTAGGGGATAAAGTCATCGAAGTGAGCAATTTAACTAAAGCTTATGGTGATCGAACATTAATTGATGATTTATCTTTCAGTATTCCAAAAGGTGCGATTGTTGGGATTATCGGGGCGAACGGTGCAGGAAAATCGACCCTTTTCCGTATGCTTTCTGGGCAAGAACAACCTGATAGTGGAAATATTACGCTTGGTGAAACCGTGGTGCTTTCTTCTGTGGATCAATTCCGTGATGAAATGGACGATAGTAAAACAGTATGGGAAGAAGTCTCGCACGGACAAGATATTCTGCGTATTGGTAACTTTGAAATCCCAAGTCGTGCTTATGTTGGACGTTTTAATTTTAAAGGCGTCGATCAACAAAAACGTGTTGGTGAATTGTCTGGTGGGGAACGTGGGCGTTTACATTTAGCCAAGTTATTACAAGCTGGGGGAAACGTGCTGTTATTAGACGAACCAACCAACGATCTTGACGTGGAAACCCTACGCGCCTTAGAAAATGCGATCTTAGAATTCCCGGGCTGTGCAATGGTAATTTCCCACGACCGCTGGTTCTTAGACCGTATCGCAACCCATATTCTGGATTACGGCGATGAAGGCAAAGTTACTTTCTATGAAGGTAACTTCTCAGACTATGAAGAATGGAAAAAGAAAACATTCGGTGCTGATGCACTACAACCGCATCGTATTAAATACAAACGTATAGCAAAATAA
- a CDS encoding calcium/sodium antiporter — translation MFLSFLAILIGLVILVWSADRFIDGAASLASYLGMSPLLIGIVIIGFGTSAPEIIVSALSALNHSPGIALGNAYGSNITNIALILGVTAIIKPIIVNSQVLKKELPVLMFVTLLSACLIYDATISRLDAVILLAVFTLYMGWTIWQGTKHSSDSLGQDITDELKEKSRMPLKTALLWLVIGLVLLMGSSQLLVWGAVNIATYLGVSDLIIGLTIVAIGTSLPELAASIMAARKNELDLAVGNIIGSNLFNTLAVVGIAGAITPIQATSEVFSRDMLVMIALTGLLFLFGYGFKGRTGQINRLEGLMLFLAYVAYNSLLIYTAL, via the coding sequence ATGTTTTTATCTTTTCTCGCTATACTTATCGGATTAGTGATTTTAGTCTGGAGTGCAGATCGTTTTATTGATGGTGCCGCTTCTCTCGCCAGCTATTTAGGGATGTCGCCCTTATTAATTGGTATTGTTATTATTGGGTTTGGCACCTCTGCGCCTGAAATCATTGTTTCTGCCCTTTCAGCCCTCAACCACAGCCCGGGGATTGCACTGGGCAATGCTTATGGCTCAAACATCACCAATATTGCGTTAATTTTAGGTGTCACCGCCATTATTAAGCCAATTATCGTCAATTCACAAGTGCTAAAAAAAGAATTGCCCGTGTTAATGTTTGTTACCCTACTTTCTGCTTGTTTAATTTATGATGCCACCATTTCTCGTCTTGATGCCGTGATTTTATTGGCAGTCTTCACACTCTATATGGGCTGGACAATTTGGCAAGGCACAAAACATTCAAGCGATAGCCTTGGGCAAGACATTACCGATGAACTCAAAGAAAAATCACGAATGCCGTTAAAAACCGCCTTATTATGGTTAGTCATTGGATTGGTATTATTAATGGGCAGTTCGCAATTATTAGTGTGGGGGGCAGTAAATATCGCCACTTATTTAGGTGTGAGTGATTTAATTATCGGCTTAACCATTGTTGCCATCGGTACGTCATTACCTGAATTAGCAGCTTCTATTATGGCAGCGAGAAAAAATGAATTAGATCTCGCTGTGGGCAATATTATTGGTTCTAACTTGTTTAACACACTTGCGGTAGTAGGGATTGCAGGTGCTATTACCCCAATTCAAGCAACGTCCGAAGTGTTTAGTCGAGATATGCTCGTTATGATCGCCTTGACGGGCTTACTGTTTTTATTTGGTTATGGGTTCAAAGGACGAACAGGGCAGATTAACCGCCTTGAAGGGCTAATGTTATTTCTCGCTTATGTGGCGTATAATTCTTTGCTTATTTACACCGCACTTTGA
- a CDS encoding OsmC family protein, which produces MAHISTIHYTGNLHNDLIHLQSGNKISTDAPVDNNGKGEAFSPTDLLAASLAACAMTIMGIRARNLGVDLQGTRIEVEKEMALTPRRVARIVLDFYLNKALDERTRATLEAAAHTCPVAKSLSADLVQEFRFHYE; this is translated from the coding sequence ATGGCACACATTTCAACGATTCATTACACTGGCAATTTGCACAACGATTTAATCCATTTACAGAGTGGAAACAAAATTTCCACTGATGCCCCTGTGGACAATAATGGTAAAGGTGAAGCCTTTTCACCAACAGATTTACTTGCTGCTTCACTTGCCGCCTGTGCAATGACAATTATGGGAATTCGAGCAAGAAATCTTGGCGTGGATTTACAAGGCACACGCATTGAAGTAGAAAAAGAAATGGCGCTCACCCCACGCCGAGTCGCACGTATTGTATTAGATTTCTATCTTAACAAAGCGCTTGATGAACGCACGCGTGCCACGCTCGAAGCCGCGGCTCACACCTGCCCTGTCGCCAAAAGCCTCAGTGCAGATTTAGTACAAGAATTTCGTTTTCATTACGAATAA
- a CDS encoding AEC family transporter gives MLFLTALESVLSIVLIIVLGFYLRHKGYFADSFAGNISKLIMNIALPASIFISVLSYLTRETLFSLSDGLIYGTAAIFLGYIIAWLMTKAFNIRAGRKGVFINTIVNANTIFIGLPLNIALFGENSMPYFLVYYVLNTISTWTFGAWLIARDSSQSQSSPHRLFNWKKLLPPPLLGFLVALIFLLINIPVPNFIHSALSYIGAMVTPLSLIYIGITLYDAGLKSLKFDKDTITALIGKFAIAPAIMVFLIFIGKTVLPLPTIEAQTLILQSSVSALAILPILANEAKGDVSFATNIVTTSTLLFIPIVPLIDGLLGLLN, from the coding sequence ATGCTTTTTCTCACCGCACTTGAAAGTGTCTTATCTATCGTTCTGATTATTGTATTAGGTTTTTATTTACGCCATAAAGGCTATTTTGCAGACAGCTTTGCTGGCAATATTTCTAAACTCATTATGAATATTGCCCTCCCTGCTTCTATTTTTATTTCTGTGCTAAGTTACCTTACTCGTGAAACATTATTTTCGCTATCAGATGGATTAATTTATGGTACTGCTGCAATATTCTTAGGTTATATTATTGCGTGGTTAATGACAAAAGCCTTCAATATTCGTGCAGGGCGGAAAGGCGTTTTTATTAATACGATAGTAAACGCTAATACCATATTTATCGGCTTACCCTTAAATATTGCATTATTTGGTGAAAATAGTATGCCTTATTTTTTGGTCTATTATGTACTAAATACCATTTCCACTTGGACTTTCGGCGCTTGGCTGATTGCACGAGATAGTAGCCAATCACAATCATCACCACATCGCTTATTTAACTGGAAAAAACTTTTACCTCCACCGTTACTCGGGTTTCTTGTTGCCCTCATTTTTTTACTCATCAATATTCCTGTACCAAATTTTATTCACAGCGCATTAAGCTATATAGGGGCAATGGTTACGCCACTTTCACTCATTTATATTGGCATCACGCTTTATGATGCGGGATTAAAAAGCCTCAAATTTGATAAAGACACCATTACCGCACTCATCGGCAAATTTGCTATCGCCCCAGCGATTATGGTATTTCTCATTTTTATAGGTAAAACCGTGCTACCATTGCCAACGATTGAGGCACAAACGCTGATTCTACAATCCTCCGTTTCTGCTCTTGCCATATTGCCTATTCTTGCCAATGAAGCCAAAGGTGACGTGTCTTTTGCTACCAATATTGTTACCACAAGCACCTTATTATTTATTCCTATTGTGCCACTGATTGATGGTTTACTTGGGCTTTTAAACTAA